A window of the Streptomyces sp. Ag109_O5-10 genome harbors these coding sequences:
- a CDS encoding DegT/DnrJ/EryC1/StrS family aminotransferase: protein MLRAAGVGVGDEVIVPAFGNVEVAEAVTLAGALPVFADIDPLTYCLDVTAVEAAVTARSAAVVVVHRFGRWADIRRLREVGQRHGLLVLEQGESEAPYDEIAQRRQRASYLDAKLRGVRTPDGGDGHTYQQYVVRVPGNGRPDRDVFARALRGKGVDCRVPVKTPVHRLPEFRCWVSLPETETAADETLALPVDAALTKREMRRIVSACNALGGLLQPAF from the coding sequence ATGCTCAGGGCCGCCGGCGTCGGAGTCGGCGACGAGGTCATCGTGCCGGCCTTCGGGAACGTCGAGGTCGCCGAGGCCGTGACACTCGCCGGTGCGCTTCCGGTGTTCGCCGACATAGATCCGCTGACCTACTGCCTCGACGTGACGGCGGTCGAGGCGGCCGTAACTGCCCGTTCCGCAGCGGTCGTTGTGGTGCACCGGTTCGGACGGTGGGCCGACATCCGGCGGTTGCGCGAGGTGGGGCAGCGGCACGGGCTGCTGGTGCTCGAGCAGGGGGAGTCCGAGGCCCCGTACGACGAGATCGCGCAGCGGCGGCAGCGGGCCTCCTATCTCGATGCGAAGCTGCGCGGAGTGCGGACGCCGGACGGTGGCGACGGGCACACCTACCAGCAGTACGTCGTGCGGGTGCCGGGGAACGGCCGGCCCGACCGGGACGTCTTCGCTCGGGCCCTTCGGGGCAAGGGGGTTGACTGCCGGGTGCCGGTGAAGACGCCGGTGCACCGGCTGCCGGAATTCCGGTGCTGGGTATCGCTGCCGGAAACGGAGACGGCCGCGGACGAGACGCTCGCGCTGCCGGTGGACGCCGCGTTGACGAAGCGGGAGATGCGGCGGATCGTGTCCGCCTGCAATGCCCTCGGCGGACTGCTCCAGCCCGCCTTCTGA
- the dapA gene encoding 4-hydroxy-tetrahydrodipicolinate synthase, which produces MAPTSTPQTPFGRVLTAMVTPFTADGALDLDGAQRLATHLVDAGNDGLIINGTTGESPTTSDAEKSDLVRAVLQAVGDRAHVVAGVGTNDTHHSIELARQAERDGAHGLLVVTPYYNKPPQEGLYRHFTAVADAAGLPVMLYDIPGRSGVPISTETLVRLAEHPRIVANKDAKGDLGRASWAIAQSGLAWYSGDDMLNLPLLSVGAVGFVSVVGHVVTPDLRALVDAYTSGDVVKAAEIHQKLLPVYTGMFRTQGVMTTKAALTLQGLPAGPLRAPMVECSAEEIAQLKIDLAAGGVQL; this is translated from the coding sequence ATGGCTCCGACCTCCACTCCGCAGACCCCCTTCGGGCGGGTCCTCACCGCCATGGTCACGCCCTTCACGGCGGACGGCGCACTCGACCTCGACGGCGCACAGCGGCTCGCCACCCACCTGGTGGACGCAGGCAACGACGGCCTGATCATCAACGGGACCACCGGCGAGTCGCCCACCACGAGTGACGCGGAGAAATCGGACCTGGTACGAGCCGTACTGCAGGCGGTCGGCGACCGCGCCCATGTCGTGGCCGGAGTCGGCACCAACGACACCCACCACAGCATCGAGCTGGCCCGCCAGGCCGAGCGCGACGGCGCACACGGCCTGCTGGTCGTCACGCCGTACTACAACAAGCCCCCGCAGGAGGGCCTGTACCGGCACTTCACGGCCGTCGCCGACGCCGCCGGGCTGCCCGTCATGCTCTACGACATCCCCGGCCGCAGCGGCGTCCCGATCAGCACCGAGACGCTCGTCCGCCTCGCCGAGCACCCGAGGATCGTCGCCAACAAGGACGCCAAGGGCGACCTGGGCCGCGCGAGCTGGGCCATCGCGCAGTCCGGCCTCGCCTGGTACTCCGGCGACGACATGCTGAACCTGCCGTTGCTCTCCGTGGGCGCGGTCGGCTTCGTCTCGGTCGTCGGCCACGTGGTCACCCCCGACCTTCGGGCCCTCGTCGACGCCTACACCTCCGGTGACGTCGTCAAGGCCGCCGAGATCCACCAGAAGCTGCTCCCGGTGTACACCGGCATGTTCCGCACCCAGGGCGTCATGACCACCAAGGCCGCCCTCACCCTCCAGGGCCTGCCCGCGGGACCCCTGCGTGCCCCCATGGTCGAATGTTCGGCCGAGGAGATTGCCCAGCTCAAGATCGATCTTGCCGCCGGCGGGGTACAACTCTGA
- a CDS encoding ribonuclease J has protein sequence MSHPHPELGPPPQLPEGALRVTPLGGLGEIGRNMTVFEYGGRLLIVDCGVLFPEEEQPGIDLILPDFSSIRDRLDDVEGIVLTHGHEDHIGGVPFLLREKPDIPLIGSKLTLALIEAKLQEHRIRPYTLEVAEGQRERVGPFDCEFVAVNHSIPDALAVAIRTPAGMAVHTGDFKMDQLPLDNRLTDLHAFARLSEEGIDLLLADSTNAEVPGFVPPERDISNVLRQVFGSARKRIIVASFASHVHRIQQILDAAHEYGRRVAFVGRSMVRNMGIARDLGYLKVPPGLVVDVKTLDDLPDHEVVLVCTGSQGEPMAALSRMANRDHQIRIVDGDTVILASSLIPGNENAVYRVINGLTRWGANVIHKGNAKVHVSGHASAGELLYFYNICRPKNLMPVHGEWRHLRANAELGALTGVPHDRIVIAEDGVVVDLVAGKAKISGKVQAGYVYVDGLSVGDVGEPALKDRKILGDEGIISVFVVVDSTTGKITGGPHVQARGSGIDDSAFSAVIPKISEVLERSAQDGVVEPHQLQQLIRRTLGKWVSDTYRRRPMILPVVVEV, from the coding sequence TTGAGTCATCCGCATCCTGAACTCGGCCCGCCGCCCCAGCTCCCCGAAGGCGCCCTCCGCGTCACGCCGCTCGGCGGTCTCGGCGAGATCGGCCGAAACATGACCGTCTTCGAGTACGGCGGCCGCCTGCTGATCGTCGACTGCGGAGTGCTCTTCCCCGAGGAGGAGCAGCCCGGAATCGACCTGATCCTGCCGGACTTCTCGTCCATCCGGGACCGCCTCGACGACGTCGAGGGCATCGTCCTCACCCACGGCCACGAGGACCACATCGGCGGCGTTCCCTTCCTCCTCCGCGAGAAGCCGGACATCCCGCTGATCGGCTCCAAGCTGACCCTCGCCCTCATCGAGGCGAAGCTCCAGGAGCACCGCATCCGCCCGTACACCCTGGAAGTGGCGGAGGGCCAGCGCGAGCGCGTCGGCCCCTTCGACTGCGAGTTCGTCGCCGTCAACCACTCCATCCCGGACGCCCTCGCGGTCGCCATCCGCACCCCGGCCGGCATGGCCGTCCACACCGGCGACTTCAAGATGGACCAGCTCCCGCTGGACAACCGCCTCACGGACCTGCACGCGTTCGCGCGACTGAGCGAGGAGGGCATCGACCTCCTCCTGGCCGACTCCACGAACGCCGAGGTCCCCGGTTTCGTCCCGCCCGAGCGCGACATCTCGAACGTGCTGCGCCAGGTCTTCGGCAGCGCCCGCAAGCGGATCATCGTGGCGAGCTTCGCCAGTCATGTCCACCGCATCCAGCAGATTCTGGACGCCGCCCACGAGTACGGCCGCCGGGTCGCCTTCGTCGGCCGCTCCATGGTCCGCAACATGGGCATCGCCAGGGACCTCGGCTACCTGAAGGTCCCGCCGGGCCTGGTCGTCGACGTCAAGACGCTCGACGACCTCCCGGACCACGAGGTGGTCCTGGTCTGCACGGGGTCCCAGGGCGAACCGATGGCCGCCCTGTCCCGGATGGCCAACCGCGACCACCAGATCCGCATCGTCGACGGCGACACGGTCATCCTGGCCTCGTCGCTCATCCCCGGAAACGAGAACGCGGTCTACCGCGTCATCAACGGCCTGACCCGGTGGGGCGCCAACGTCATCCACAAGGGCAATGCCAAGGTGCACGTCTCCGGCCATGCCTCGGCCGGCGAGCTGCTGTACTTCTACAACATCTGCCGGCCGAAGAACCTGATGCCGGTGCACGGCGAATGGCGGCACCTGCGCGCCAACGCCGAGCTCGGCGCCCTCACCGGCGTCCCGCACGACCGCATCGTCATCGCCGAGGACGGCGTCGTCGTCGACCTCGTCGCGGGCAAGGCCAAGATCTCCGGCAAGGTCCAGGCGGGATACGTGTACGTCGACGGTCTCTCGGTCGGCGACGTCGGGGAGCCGGCCCTCAAGGACCGCAAGATCCTCGGAGACGAGGGCATCATCTCGGTCTTCGTGGTCGTCGACTCGACCACCGGCAAGATCACGGGCGGACCCCATGTCCAGGCCCGCGGCTCCGGCATCGACGACTCGGCGTTCTCCGCCGTCATCCCGAAGATCTCGGAAGTCCTGGAACGCTCGGCCCAGGACGGCGTCGTGGAACCCCACCAGCTGCAGCAACTCATCCGCCGGACCCTCGGCAAGTGGGTCTCGGACACCTACCGGCGCAGGCCGATGATCCTCCCGGTGGTCGTGGAGGTCTGA
- a CDS encoding SpoIIE family protein phosphatase — protein sequence MTTGVIPGGHNPEPRPTGERMPQQRHQPGQASPHVETRSRSSVITARAAATFEPLGRSVATARAFVRDTLQGWGFADVVDDAVVLTSELVTNAVVHAGTHADVLCLRADDGVRIEVADRYPEREVPLQGSAVNMGSPDREGGRGLQLCAALAARWGVEYTSTHKNVWFQLDLPERPVGTRAAGPSLPADLLPLADGRVRVAVVQIDRKGSISSWNEDAEEIFGHTAAQVTGKPLTDLAAWPHTPGTGTGIAEALQLSRWEGSYGVRGADGRVTAVYASHLRVRDTGGEPSTVCLLVRDHERAVLQTPLRLPASEAGGASDGQSSDPFEVFIGSPAPDDLDGLLQRTVERARDMLDGDSAFLLLATDDETELEVRASTGLPSARQRFARVPVEAGPGRYGSARMPAVHDDLAAVPGAVPLLAGTGMRSVVTVPLKVEGRLTGSLGVAAEAPGRYSNEEALRLQFAADRIALAVESARLGELERLRRGSLSFLVEASDLLAGTLDRDQTLALMAQMTVPTLATWCAVYTIADQASDPYLSYVLHEDEELIDGIKSLLAKVPPPDPVPTPGARVWTAPGEHAHQAALRSSMRSLGLTGGPTRQVSSGIGPTLATASAVGGETVVLPLVARNRVIGMLTLGKPTDEHFRQEILELAEDLSRRAALALDNARLYSERTAISQALQRSLLPPGTPHIEGMEVEVIYRAAGEGNEVGGDFYDVFPIADNAYGFAIGDVCGTGPNAAAVTGLARHALRLLAREGLSGPAVLERLNSAILDEGDRSRFLTLLYGEMRPQEDGSAEMKVVCAGHPLPLRLRQDGTVEAAAEPQPLLGVIEDLDLYEQTVTLDPGDVLLCVTDGVTERREGTRMLGDDGLADVLTTCTGLTAGAVAARIMRAVERFASDAPSDDMAILAMRVPGLQKD from the coding sequence ATGACCACCGGAGTGATCCCCGGGGGACACAACCCGGAGCCACGGCCCACGGGCGAGCGCATGCCGCAGCAGCGGCACCAGCCCGGCCAGGCAAGCCCGCATGTCGAGACCCGGTCGAGGAGTTCTGTGATCACCGCGCGCGCGGCTGCCACCTTCGAGCCCCTCGGGCGGTCGGTCGCGACCGCCAGGGCCTTCGTCCGCGACACGCTCCAGGGCTGGGGCTTCGCGGACGTCGTCGACGACGCCGTGGTGCTCACCAGCGAACTGGTGACCAACGCGGTCGTGCACGCCGGCACCCACGCCGACGTCCTGTGCCTGCGCGCGGACGACGGGGTGCGCATCGAGGTCGCCGACCGCTACCCGGAACGCGAGGTCCCGCTCCAGGGCTCCGCCGTCAACATGGGCAGCCCTGACCGCGAAGGCGGCCGCGGACTCCAGCTCTGCGCGGCCCTCGCCGCCCGCTGGGGCGTCGAGTACACGTCCACGCACAAAAATGTCTGGTTCCAGCTGGATCTCCCGGAGCGTCCGGTCGGCACCCGCGCGGCCGGCCCGTCCCTCCCCGCCGACCTGCTGCCCCTCGCCGACGGCAGGGTCAGGGTCGCGGTCGTCCAGATCGACCGCAAGGGCTCCATCTCCTCCTGGAACGAGGACGCCGAGGAGATCTTCGGCCACACCGCGGCCCAGGTCACCGGCAAGCCGCTCACCGACCTCGCCGCCTGGCCGCACACCCCCGGCACCGGCACCGGCATCGCCGAGGCCCTCCAGCTCTCCCGCTGGGAGGGCAGCTACGGCGTCCGCGGCGCCGACGGCCGGGTGACCGCCGTCTACGCCTCGCACCTGCGCGTCCGCGACACCGGCGGCGAGCCCTCCACGGTCTGCCTGCTCGTACGCGACCACGAACGGGCGGTTCTCCAGACCCCGTTGCGCCTCCCCGCCTCGGAAGCCGGCGGCGCCTCCGACGGCCAGAGCAGTGACCCGTTCGAGGTATTCATCGGCTCCCCCGCCCCGGACGACCTCGACGGTCTCCTCCAGCGCACGGTCGAACGCGCCCGCGACATGCTCGACGGCGACTCCGCGTTCCTGCTCCTCGCCACCGACGACGAGACCGAGTTGGAGGTCCGCGCCTCCACCGGCCTCCCGTCGGCCCGTCAGCGCTTCGCGCGCGTGCCCGTGGAAGCCGGCCCCGGCCGCTACGGCTCGGCCCGCATGCCGGCCGTACACGACGACCTGGCGGCCGTTCCGGGCGCGGTCCCCCTCCTCGCCGGCACCGGCATGCGCTCGGTCGTCACCGTCCCGCTGAAGGTCGAGGGCCGCCTCACGGGCTCCCTGGGCGTCGCGGCCGAGGCGCCGGGCAGATACTCCAACGAGGAGGCGCTGCGCCTCCAGTTCGCCGCCGACCGCATCGCCCTGGCCGTCGAGTCGGCACGCCTCGGCGAGCTGGAACGGCTGCGCCGCGGCTCGCTCAGCTTCCTCGTCGAGGCCTCCGACCTGCTCGCCGGCACCCTGGACCGCGACCAGACGCTCGCCCTGATGGCCCAGATGACGGTCCCCACCCTCGCCACCTGGTGCGCCGTCTACACCATCGCCGACCAGGCCTCCGACCCGTACCTGTCGTACGTCCTGCACGAGGACGAGGAACTCATCGACGGCATCAAGTCGTTGCTCGCCAAGGTGCCCCCGCCGGACCCGGTACCCACGCCGGGCGCCCGCGTCTGGACCGCCCCCGGCGAGCACGCCCACCAGGCCGCCCTGCGCAGCTCCATGCGCAGCCTCGGTCTGACCGGCGGCCCCACCCGCCAGGTCTCCTCCGGCATCGGCCCGACACTCGCCACCGCCTCCGCCGTGGGCGGCGAGACAGTCGTCCTGCCCCTGGTCGCCCGCAACCGCGTCATCGGCATGCTCACCCTCGGCAAGCCCACCGACGAACACTTCCGCCAGGAGATCCTGGAACTGGCCGAGGATTTGTCCCGCCGGGCCGCCCTCGCCCTGGACAACGCCCGCCTGTACTCGGAGCGCACGGCCATCAGCCAGGCGCTCCAGCGCAGCCTCCTGCCCCCGGGCACCCCGCACATCGAGGGCATGGAGGTCGAGGTCATCTACCGCGCGGCCGGCGAGGGCAACGAGGTCGGCGGCGACTTCTACGACGTCTTCCCCATCGCCGACAACGCGTACGGCTTCGCCATCGGCGACGTCTGCGGTACGGGCCCCAACGCGGCCGCGGTCACGGGCCTCGCCCGGCACGCGCTCCGCCTCCTGGCCCGCGAAGGCCTCAGCGGCCCCGCGGTCCTGGAGCGGCTCAACTCGGCCATCCTGGACGAGGGAGACCGCAGCCGCTTCCTGACCCTCCTGTACGGCGAGATGCGCCCCCAGGAGGACGGCAGCGCGGAGATGAAGGTCGTCTGCGCCGGCCACCCGCTCCCGCTGCGCCTGCGCCAGGACGGCACGGTGGAGGCGGCCGCCGAACCGCAGCCTCTCCTCGGCGTCATCGAGGACCTGGACCTGTACGAGCAGACGGTCACCCTCGACCCGGGCGACGTCCTCCTCTGCGTCACCGACGGCGTGACGGAACGCCGGGAGGGCACCCGCATGCTCGGTGACGACGGCCTGGCCGACGTCCTGACCACCTGCACGGGCCTGACGGCGGGCGCGGTCGCCGCGCGCATCATGCGCGCGGTGGAGCGCTTCGCGTCGGACGCCCCCTCCGACGACATGGCCATCCTGGCGATGCGGGTGCCCGGTCTCCAGAAGGACTGA